From the Streptomonospora nanhaiensis genome, the window CCATCGCCCGGCGCACGCGCTTGATCGCCCGCCAGAGCGCCTTCGCCGGCATGGGACTGTCGTTGGCAGCCATGGTCGCGGCGGCGCTGGGGTACCTGCCTCCGGTCGCCGGGGCCGTCTTCCAGGAGGTGGTCGACGTCGCGGTGATCCTCAACGCCCTGCGTGCCCTCGCTTCCGGCGGGTGGCGCCGACCGCCGGCCCTGCGCCGCGAGGAGGCTGACCTGGTGCGCCGTCTCGACGCGGAGCACCGTGCGCTGTGGCCCCGGATCGAGCGGCTGCCCCAGGCGGCCGACTCCGTTGTCCGGCTCCCGCCTGGGCGCCTGGGACCGGTGGCGGAGGAACTCGCCGACTTCCTCGACGACCTCGTGCGCCATGAGCGCACCGACGAGCGCAAGCTGTATCCAGCGGTGGACCGGGCACTGCGCACGTCTGAGGCGACGGCGACGATGAGCCGAGCGCACGCGGAGATCAACGCCGCGGCGCGCCGTGTCCAGGAACTGCTGCCGCGCCTCGCCGACACCGGCACCGACGAGGAGCGGCACCGGGCCGCCGAACTCCTACTGGGCCTTCACGCGCTCCTGCGCCTGCACTTCGCCCAGGAGGAGGAGAACTACCACGCCCTGGCCACCGCCCTGGAGAGCGGAGGGGACGCAGGTGAGGACGGTACCGGCCCCCCGGAAGGCCCTGGTGGCGGCGTTCCACGGCCCCGGCGGGGTCCGGGCGGGCCAAGCCGCTTGCGTCATCGCCGTCGGATGGAGGCCGGCGGCGGGTAGCGGTGCGTCACGGACCCATCGAAAGCGCCGGCGGCGGACGCACGGCGGAACGCTACGGCAGTGGCGGGAAAGGCGGTCCTCCGATGGCAGCGACCCGTGCCGCCATCGCCCTCGACGAGGTGGGGGGCGTGGCCTTCGACATGGACGGTGTGGTGACCGACACCGCTCCAGTGCACGCCGCCGCGTGGAAAGAGGCGCTCGACCCGTTCCTGCGCGACTACGCCAGATCGGCCGGGGAGCGTATCCCCCCGTTCGACGTCCACGGCGATTACCTGCGCTACCTGGACGGCCGCACCCGGGCCGAGGGTGCCCGCGCCTTCCTCGCCTCACGGGGCATGGCGTCGGCCGAGGGCACGGACCGGCAGGCGCCGGACGCGGCGGCCGTGGCACTGGTCTGCGAGCGCAAGGACGCCGCCTTCCTCGACCGCGTACGCCGCTTCGGCGTCGCGGGGTTCGCCTCCACCGTGGCGCTGGTGGGCGAGCTTCGGCGGGCGGGAGCGGCGACGGCGCTCGTCTCGGCGAGCCGCAACTGCACCGCCGTAATGGAGGCGGCGGGACTCGCCGACCTGTTCGGCGTCCGGGTCGACGGGGGTGACGCCGCTCGGCTGCACCTGCCGGGCAAACCCGACCCCGCGTTGTTCGTGGAGGCCGCGCGGCGCATGCGCGTCCCCGTCGCCCGGACGGCGGTGGTCGAGGACGCGGTGGCGGGAGTCGAGGCGGGCGCCCGCGGTGGCTTCGCCCTGGTGATCGGTGTGGACCGCACCGGCCAGGAGCGCGAACTCTACCGGCACGGGGCCCACGTCGTGGTGTCGGACCTGTCTCAGGTGACCGTGGTCGGGAGGTCGGCGTGAACCCGTGGCGGCTCGTCTACCGGTCTCCCCGCCCCGAGGACGAAGGGCTTCGCGAGGCGCTGTGCACCCTTGGAAACGGCTACTTCGCGACCCGCGGGGCCGCCGCGGAGGCGGTCGCCGACGGCGTGCGCTACCCGGGCAGCTACATCTCCGGCTGCTACGACCGGGCGGCCTCGTCGGTCGGGGGGCACCCGGTCGACAACGAGGACCTGGTCAACGTACCGAACTGGCTCCCGCTGACCTTCCGGGCCGGGCGGGAGGACTGGCTCGCCGGCGGCGACCCCCGGCTGACCGAGGAGCGCGTCGAACTCGACATGCTCCGCGGCGTCCTCGAACGCGTGTTCCGGGTCCGCCACCACGGCGGC encodes:
- a CDS encoding HAD family hydrolase — its product is MAATRAAIALDEVGGVAFDMDGVVTDTAPVHAAAWKEALDPFLRDYARSAGERIPPFDVHGDYLRYLDGRTRAEGARAFLASRGMASAEGTDRQAPDAAAVALVCERKDAAFLDRVRRFGVAGFASTVALVGELRRAGAATALVSASRNCTAVMEAAGLADLFGVRVDGGDAARLHLPGKPDPALFVEAARRMRVPVARTAVVEDAVAGVEAGARGGFALVIGVDRTGQERELYRHGAHVVVSDLSQVTVVGRSA